One Misgurnus anguillicaudatus chromosome 19, ASM2758022v2, whole genome shotgun sequence genomic region harbors:
- the LOC141350769 gene encoding uncharacterized protein — protein MEVKEESQAEVDEKHQIVKINHNVSQKETLKTEDIKCEKSFSEAERPADHKRTHSEEKPLTCQQCGKSFRTKVNLKVHTRIHTGEKPYTCQQCGKSFTFQSNLNQHIKTHSEEKPFTCQQCGKSFRDKSKLKTHLRSHIKKTHVCHECERSFTKKSYLKRHMRSHTGEKPYPCQQCGKSFTLISNLNQHIKTHSEEKPFTCQQCGKSFNFKPNLNQHMKAHSGEKPFRCQQCGKSFKTKWHLNEHVKIHTGEKLHLCHHCGKSFTTASELNKHSRVHTEEKPYKCQQCGKSFTFKSGLTQHIKNHSGEKPNTCHHCDKSFQSTSDLKIHMMIHTGEKPYTCHLCGKSFRTKPHLNIHMRIHTGEKPYVCHLCGMSFITAGKLKTHSSIHTGEKPYMCHLCKKSFTSKGNLKTHMRSHTGEKPFACHLCGKSFTTKRDLIRHMRIHTGEKPFTCQQCGKSFTVKRELNAHVRIHTGEKPYVCQQCGKSFRTKPNLNAHLITHTGEKPFTCHECKKSFKTKAYLKKHARLHPQ, from the coding sequence atggaagtgaaagaggagagtcaagctgaagtggatgagaaacatcagattgtaaaaataaaccataatgtttcacagaaagaaactctgaagacagaagacataaagtgtgaaaagagtttcagtGAAGCTGAACGCCCTGCAGATCACAAGAGGACTCACAGTGAAGAGAAACCTTTaacatgtcaacagtgtggaaagagtttcagaacaAAAGTTAACCTTAAAGTACACACaaggattcacactggagagaaaccttacacatgtcaacagtgtggaaagagtttcacctTTCAATCGAACCTTAACCAGCACATAAAAACTCACAGTGAGGAAAAGCCTTTCActtgtcaacagtgtggaaagagtttcagagatAAAAGTAAACTTAAGACTCACCTGAGAAGtcacattaaaaaaacacatgtgTGCCATGAGTGTGAAAGgagttttacaaaaaaaagttaCCTTAAGAGACACATGAGgtctcacactggagagaaaccttatccatgtcaacagtgtggaaagagtttcacctTAATATCGAACCTTAACCAGCACATAAAAACTCACAGCGAGGAAAAGCCTTTCActtgtcaacagtgtggaaagagtttcaacTTTAAACCGAACCTTAACCAGCACATGAAAGCTCACAGTGGGGAAAAGCCTTTCagatgtcaacagtgtggaaagagtttcaaaaCAAAATGGCACCTTAACGAACATGTGAagattcacaccggagagaagcTACATCTGTGCCAtcactgtggaaagagttttacaactgCAAGTGAACTTAATAAACATTCAAGAGTTCACACTGAAGAGAAACCTTACaagtgtcaacagtgtggaaagagtttcacctTTAAATCAGGCCTTACCCAGCACATAAAAAATCACAGTGGGGAAAAGCCAAACACGTGCCATCACTGTGACAAGAGTTTTCAATCTACAAGTGACCTTAAGATACACATGatgattcacactggagagaaaccttacacttgtcatctatgtggaaagagtttcagaacaAAACCTCACCTTAACATacacatgaggattcacactggagagaaaccatacgTGTGCCATCTCTGTGGAATGAGTTTTATAACTGCAGGTAAACTTAAGACACATTCAAgtattcacactggagagaaaccttacatgTGTCATCTGTGTAAAAAGAGTTTTACAAGTAAAGGTAATCTTAAGACACACATGAGaagtcacactggagaaaaaccatTCGCATGTCatctgtgtggaaagagttttacaacaAAACGTGACCTTATTAgacacatgagaattcacactggagagaaaccgttcacatgtcaacagtgtggaaagagttttacagTGAAACGTGAACTTAATGCACATGTGAgaattcacaccggagagaaaccatatgtgtgtcaacagtgtggaaagagtttcagaacaAAACCAAACCTTAATGCACATTTGATcactcacactggagagaaaccgttcACATGCCATGAGTGTAAAAAGAGTTTCAAAACAAAAGCTTACCTTAAAAAACACGCAAGATTACACCCTCAATAG